One Oryzomonas sagensis DNA segment encodes these proteins:
- a CDS encoding heavy-metal-associated domain-containing protein codes for MKNRIINTALVVTAIVFLALLAVHVRAGATADSVAVLKTTGMTCGSCADRITKTLRSTKGVATAEVDLEGGWVIVGYDTKTIKPEVLAENVKKAGFASTVEEVVTPEQYRRITGKDVGASGAGRQGCCGNRGCGAGTTTK; via the coding sequence ATGAAAAACAGAATCATCAATACGGCATTGGTCGTGACGGCGATCGTGTTCCTTGCCCTCCTGGCGGTGCACGTCAGGGCCGGGGCGACCGCCGACTCGGTGGCGGTCCTGAAGACGACCGGCATGACCTGCGGAAGCTGCGCCGACAGGATAACGAAGACGCTGCGGAGTACCAAAGGCGTCGCCACGGCCGAGGTGGACCTGGAGGGTGGTTGGGTCATCGTCGGCTACGACACCAAGACGATCAAACCGGAGGTATTGGCGGAGAACGTCAAAAAGGCCGGATTCGCAAGCACGGTCGAGGAGGTCGTGACGCCGGAGCAGTACCGGCGGATCACCGGCAAGGACGTGGGCGCGAGCGGTGCCGGCAGGCAAGGGTGTTGCGGGAACAGAGGCTGCGGGGCAGGAACTACAACCAAGTAG
- a CDS encoding DUF2318 domain-containing protein, producing the protein MHMNYTKKLVWAGVVIGALLIGAAGVFAFSLGKYEKIKANNGTVAIPVSRLSGDKARFYRFDDGGKSIAFFVVKAPDGSYRTAFDACDVCYRDKKGYEQQGNQMLCKNCNKKFAIDRIGPNSGGGCNPSFLPHQVSGGAITIKAADLKAGARFF; encoded by the coding sequence ATGCACATGAATTACACCAAGAAACTGGTTTGGGCAGGGGTCGTCATCGGGGCGCTGTTGATCGGCGCAGCAGGGGTGTTTGCCTTTTCCCTGGGCAAGTACGAAAAGATCAAGGCCAACAACGGCACGGTTGCCATCCCGGTTTCCCGCTTGAGCGGCGACAAGGCCCGTTTCTACCGTTTCGACGACGGGGGCAAGAGCATCGCCTTCTTTGTCGTCAAGGCGCCGGACGGCAGCTACCGCACCGCCTTTGACGCCTGTGACGTCTGTTACCGGGACAAGAAGGGGTACGAGCAGCAGGGGAACCAGATGCTCTGCAAGAACTGCAATAAGAAATTCGCCATCGACCGTATCGGTCCCAACTCGGGCGGAGGCTGCAACCCCTCCTTTCTCCCCCACCAGGTGAGCGGGGGCGCCATCACCATCAAGGCGGCCGATCTCAAGGCAGGCGCGCGGTTCTTTTAG
- a CDS encoding ABC transporter permease, with the protein MRLHTIAINNLKRRKAKMAFLTIGLMVGIGTIVTLITLTTSMSRDIGRKMDEFGANILVTPQSNGLAMNYGGISLGGVTFDQREIREADLARIATIANRRNISAVSPKVLGSVPIGGHDVLLVGVNFASELKMKQWWRIFGDAPKGDNELLLGSDASKVLNAASGDTLRIKGEAFKVVGVLDQTGSQDDALVFAPLRKAQKLLGKEGRITLAEVAALCSGCPIGDMVVQIAEKLPDAKVSAIQQVVEGRLKALNQFKRFSYAMAGVVVFIGSLIVFVTMMGSVNERTTEIGVFRAIGFRKSHIMRIILLEAALVSLLAGLLGYGVGMAGARLALPFMAEAKDAKLLWDAWVAGGSIALALLLGLLASLYPALHASRMDPTEALRAL; encoded by the coding sequence ATGAGACTCCACACCATCGCCATAAACAATCTCAAGCGCCGCAAGGCCAAGATGGCCTTCCTGACCATCGGTCTGATGGTGGGGATCGGGACCATCGTCACCCTGATCACCCTCACCACGTCCATGTCCCGGGATATCGGACGCAAGATGGACGAGTTCGGGGCCAACATCCTGGTGACCCCCCAGAGCAACGGCCTGGCCATGAACTACGGCGGCATCAGCCTGGGGGGCGTGACCTTCGACCAGCGGGAGATCCGTGAAGCCGACCTGGCCCGCATCGCGACCATCGCCAACCGCCGCAACATCTCGGCCGTGAGCCCCAAGGTGCTGGGGAGCGTCCCCATCGGCGGACACGACGTCCTCCTGGTGGGGGTCAATTTCGCCAGCGAATTGAAGATGAAACAGTGGTGGCGGATCTTCGGCGATGCCCCCAAAGGGGACAACGAACTGCTGCTGGGGAGCGACGCCTCCAAGGTGCTCAATGCGGCGAGCGGGGACACGCTCCGAATCAAGGGAGAGGCGTTCAAGGTTGTCGGGGTGCTGGACCAGACCGGCTCCCAGGACGACGCGCTGGTCTTTGCGCCGCTCAGAAAGGCCCAGAAGCTGCTCGGCAAAGAAGGCAGGATCACCCTGGCCGAGGTGGCGGCCCTCTGTTCCGGCTGCCCCATCGGCGACATGGTCGTCCAGATTGCCGAAAAACTGCCCGACGCCAAGGTATCGGCCATCCAGCAGGTGGTGGAGGGACGCCTCAAGGCCCTGAACCAGTTCAAGCGTTTCTCCTACGCCATGGCCGGTGTTGTGGTGTTCATCGGCTCCCTGATCGTCTTCGTCACCATGATGGGGAGCGTCAACGAACGCACCACCGAGATCGGCGTCTTCCGCGCCATCGGTTTCAGGAAGAGCCACATCATGCGGATCATCTTGCTGGAGGCGGCCCTGGTCAGCCTGCTGGCCGGCCTTCTGGGGTACGGCGTCGGCATGGCGGGCGCCCGGCTGGCGCTCCCTTTCATGGCGGAGGCCAAGGACGCCAAGCTGCTCTGGGATGCCTGGGTGGCGGGCGGTTCCATCGCCCTGGCCCTGCTGCTGGGGCTTTTGGCCAGCCTGTATCCGGCGCTGCATGCCAGCAGGATGGACCCGACGGAAGCGCTACGTGCATTATGA
- a CDS encoding ABC transporter ATP-binding protein: protein MSLIEISNLTKHYTSGGETVEALRGVDIAIEAGEFITVMGQSGSGKSTLLSVLGGMNHPTSGEVEMTGVKLYQLPGEKLADFRAQNLGFVFQSFHLIPYLTALENVMLPLAIVKAKNAQKQAAARQALERVGLGAKAGRLPNQLSGGEQERVAIARAIVNTPHILLADEPTGNLDSRTSDEVMALFRELNAAGQTIVMVTHNPDNGRHSDRTITLKDGRVV from the coding sequence ATGTCACTCATTGAAATCAGCAACCTGACCAAGCACTACACCAGCGGCGGCGAGACGGTCGAAGCGCTCCGCGGCGTGGACATCGCCATCGAGGCCGGAGAATTCATCACCGTCATGGGCCAGTCCGGCTCCGGCAAGAGCACCCTCCTCTCGGTGCTGGGGGGTATGAACCACCCCACATCGGGGGAGGTGGAGATGACCGGGGTCAAACTCTACCAGCTTCCCGGCGAAAAACTGGCCGATTTCCGGGCTCAGAACCTGGGGTTCGTCTTCCAGTCCTTTCACCTGATCCCCTACCTGACGGCGCTGGAAAACGTCATGCTCCCCTTGGCCATCGTCAAGGCGAAGAACGCCCAAAAACAGGCCGCCGCCCGCCAGGCCCTGGAACGGGTCGGCCTGGGGGCCAAGGCCGGGCGGCTCCCCAACCAACTCTCGGGGGGTGAGCAGGAACGGGTCGCCATCGCCCGGGCCATCGTCAACACGCCCCACATTCTCTTGGCCGACGAGCCGACCGGCAACCTGGACTCCCGCACCAGCGACGAGGTCATGGCCCTGTTCCGGGAACTGAACGCCGCCGGCCAGACCATCGTCATGGTCACCCACAACCCGGACAACGGCAGACACAGCGATCGGACCATCACCTTGAAGGATGGACGGGTAGTATAA
- a CDS encoding ATP-binding protein has protein sequence MKSTILRTVLLAFSILGISLLHYLTPLNLHYLHDIFQRFYYLPIILAALWFGFRGGLLCSLTVSVVYAPHILFQWGGGLALEMEKYLEIVMYNVVGGVTGLLAQRERARSQELQRTAQGLEESYNKLQTQSERIMTIEEQLRRAERLSTLGEMAAVLAHEIRNPLGSIRGTAEILRDDYQPGDPKHEFIEIQIKETERLNRVVEEFLRLARPQPSAMARCSLREELETIVTLTANDAKARKIRLALEPPAGDHVVNADGEKLRQAFLNIVINALQATPEGGTVTIATRQADGFHQIRFSDTGPGIDADTLARIFEPFFTTKPDGTGLGLAITKKIIEAHGGMLEMESEVGKGTMVVVRLPVI, from the coding sequence ATGAAATCAACCATCCTGCGCACCGTACTTCTGGCCTTTTCCATCCTCGGCATCAGCCTGCTCCACTACCTGACACCGCTGAACCTCCACTACCTGCACGACATCTTCCAGCGGTTCTACTACCTGCCGATCATCCTGGCGGCCCTCTGGTTCGGCTTCCGCGGCGGGCTGCTCTGCTCCCTGACGGTCAGCGTGGTGTACGCCCCCCACATCCTCTTCCAATGGGGGGGCGGCCTGGCCCTGGAGATGGAGAAGTACCTGGAGATCGTCATGTACAACGTGGTGGGGGGCGTCACGGGACTCCTGGCGCAGCGGGAACGCGCCCGCAGCCAGGAGCTCCAGCGGACCGCCCAGGGGTTGGAGGAGTCCTACAACAAGCTGCAAACCCAGTCGGAACGGATCATGACCATCGAGGAGCAGTTGCGGCGGGCGGAACGGCTCTCCACCCTAGGGGAAATGGCGGCGGTGCTGGCCCACGAGATCAGGAACCCCTTAGGCTCCATCCGCGGCACGGCCGAGATCCTGCGGGACGACTACCAGCCCGGCGACCCCAAGCACGAGTTCATCGAGATTCAGATCAAGGAGACCGAACGGCTCAACCGGGTGGTGGAGGAGTTCCTGCGCCTGGCCCGGCCCCAACCGTCGGCGATGGCACGTTGTTCCCTGCGGGAAGAGTTGGAGACCATCGTCACCCTCACCGCCAACGACGCCAAGGCCCGCAAAATCAGGCTCGCGCTGGAGCCGCCCGCTGGCGATCACGTTGTGAACGCCGACGGCGAAAAGCTGCGCCAGGCATTTTTGAATATCGTCATCAACGCCCTCCAGGCTACGCCGGAAGGGGGCACCGTGACCATCGCCACCCGGCAGGCCGATGGCTTCCACCAGATCCGTTTCAGCGATACCGGCCCCGGCATCGACGCGGATACCCTTGCCCGGATCTTCGAACCGTTCTTCACCACCAAGCCGGACGGCACCGGCCTGGGGCTGGCCATCACGAAGAAGATCATCGAGGCCCATGGCGGCATGCTTGAGATGGAGAGCGAGGTTGGCAAAGGCACGATGGTTGTTGTCAGGCTGCCAGTAATATAG
- a CDS encoding BRO family protein — MSNKPAIFEDYKIRRIYDEQTETWFFSVVDIIQALLQQPDFQAARNYWKVLKNRLNKEGSETVTKCNQLKMPAEDGKMRLTDAASPETLLRLIQSVPSPKAEPIKMWLARVGYERMQDMVDPSRSLDRAREYWQQHGRSEKWIQQRMMGQETRNKLTDYWKEHDIRKESEFAILTNIIHQEWSGLTVQAHKKAKGLNTQNLRDHMSEAELIFTALAELSTRQIAEVTEATGMEENKIASKKGGGIAKKARLELEQKTGRRVVTGENYLPPEAIVIAGKTKKE; from the coding sequence ATGAGCAATAAGCCTGCAATTTTTGAAGATTACAAAATTCGCAGAATCTACGACGAACAGACAGAGACTTGGTTTTTCTCCGTAGTGGATATTATCCAGGCACTACTGCAACAGCCTGATTTCCAGGCGGCCAGGAATTACTGGAAAGTGTTGAAAAATCGTCTGAACAAAGAAGGAAGTGAAACGGTTACAAAATGTAACCAGTTGAAAATGCCTGCCGAAGACGGGAAGATGCGGCTAACCGACGCTGCCAGCCCGGAAACGCTTCTGCGCCTGATCCAGTCCGTCCCCAGCCCCAAGGCAGAGCCGATCAAGATGTGGTTGGCCAGGGTCGGTTACGAGCGTATGCAGGATATGGTCGACCCCTCACGTTCGCTTGACCGGGCCAGGGAGTACTGGCAACAACATGGCAGAAGTGAAAAATGGATTCAGCAGCGGATGATGGGACAGGAAACCCGCAACAAGCTGACTGACTATTGGAAAGAGCATGACATCAGGAAAGAATCCGAGTTTGCCATCCTGACCAACATCATTCATCAGGAATGGTCGGGATTGACTGTGCAGGCGCACAAGAAGGCAAAAGGACTGAATACCCAGAATCTGCGTGACCATATGAGCGAGGCAGAGTTGATCTTTACCGCCCTGGCGGAACTCTCCACCCGCCAGATTGCCGAAGTGACCGAGGCCACCGGCATGGAGGAAAATAAGATTGCCAGCAAGAAAGGCGGAGGCATCGCCAAAAAGGCGCGTTTGGAGCTGGAACAAAAAACCGGTAGGCGTGTTGTGACCGGGGAGAACTATCTGCCCCCGGAGGCTATTGTTATTGCTGGTAAAACTAAGAAAGAATGA
- a CDS encoding DUF4062 domain-containing protein produces MDRRYQVFLSSTYEDLKEERLEVMKARLELDCFPCGMEYFPAANEDQWAYIRDLIDQCDYYIVVIGGRYGSTDSSGISFTQKEYEYAVSLGVPVIAFVHSAPDTIATGKTDKNALAKAKLDEFKTLVQTQLCKGWSNAHELGAVVSRSLTQLIKRTPRPGWVRADSLASAEASQEILRLRHLVDQQQEKIDHLKLKSPEGAEGLAQGAELFELEFNITLSARARSYNDPDRYIKKQASACHSWDSIYAAFAPYLLVENRENTIKTGIGRMLRDAHQHEILKSQKEYDLGSLAITEKSLQTIIVQFSALGYIELSTSQEERKVVRMAKLTPLGHKYLLTVTAIKTNTDVRKISSTKTSSQPAKHA; encoded by the coding sequence ATGGATAGACGGTATCAAGTTTTTCTCAGTTCAACCTATGAAGATCTTAAAGAGGAACGGCTTGAAGTTATGAAAGCTCGCCTTGAGTTGGATTGCTTTCCCTGTGGAATGGAGTACTTTCCTGCGGCAAACGAGGATCAGTGGGCATACATCAGAGATTTGATCGATCAGTGTGATTACTACATAGTAGTGATAGGCGGCCGCTATGGGTCAACAGATTCGTCCGGGATTAGTTTCACGCAAAAAGAGTATGAATATGCCGTTTCCCTTGGGGTTCCGGTCATCGCGTTTGTTCACTCCGCCCCCGACACCATTGCGACAGGCAAAACTGATAAGAATGCCTTGGCAAAGGCAAAGCTTGATGAATTCAAAACCCTTGTCCAGACACAATTATGTAAGGGTTGGTCGAACGCTCACGAACTCGGAGCTGTCGTTAGCAGAAGCTTGACACAACTCATTAAAAGAACCCCTCGACCTGGTTGGGTGAGAGCTGACAGCCTTGCGAGTGCTGAAGCTTCACAAGAAATATTACGCCTCAGGCATTTGGTTGATCAGCAGCAGGAAAAAATTGATCATCTCAAGTTGAAATCACCTGAAGGTGCTGAAGGCTTGGCACAGGGTGCCGAACTGTTTGAGCTTGAATTCAACATCACGCTTTCTGCTAGGGCACGATCCTACAACGACCCGGATCGGTACATAAAAAAGCAGGCTTCTGCATGCCATAGCTGGGATAGTATCTATGCTGCCTTCGCGCCATATTTGCTGGTAGAGAACAGGGAAAATACTATAAAAACAGGAATTGGGAGAATGCTTCGCGACGCTCACCAACATGAGATTCTAAAAAGCCAAAAAGAATATGATTTAGGCTCCTTAGCCATTACAGAAAAGTCCTTACAAACCATTATCGTTCAGTTCAGCGCGCTCGGCTATATAGAATTGAGTACTTCTCAAGAAGAGCGAAAGGTAGTCCGAATGGCCAAACTTACGCCTCTTGGGCACAAATATCTTTTAACAGTGACAGCTATAAAGACCAATACTGACGTAAGGAAAATATCGTCAACCAAGACATCAAGCCAACCTGCTAAGCATGCCTGA
- a CDS encoding sigma-54-dependent transcriptional regulator, whose product MTPKILIIDDDTSLRRVLEYNLQEAGYQVVAAAGGEEGLRLFGEETPALVITDMKMPGMDGLQVLKAVKERSPETLVMIITAFGTVDIAVEAMKLGAYDYITKPFNRDELKLTVAKALQFTGLAAENKRLKNQLADRSDFRTIVGASRQMERVFDIVRKVADSEAAVLITGESGTGKELVARSIHAHSGRRDAPFVAINCAAIPRDLLESELFGHVKGAFTGAVKDKTGRFQLAEGGTLFLDEVGELPLELQPKLLRALQEKIVEPVGGTTAHKLDVRLVAATNLDMEKALSEGTFREDLYYRLSVIPIHLPPLRERPDDIPLLLRYFCAKHDSQQVNFDHPALDTLVHYGWPGNVRELENTVERLLIMRTGDTITPEDLPDKIRSGNAAASGTTAVFNLPPEGYSLERLEHEVVVAALERNHWNQTAAARFLRIPRHTLIYRMEKYGIVPPEK is encoded by the coding sequence ATGACCCCCAAAATCCTCATCATCGACGACGACACCTCGCTCCGGCGGGTGCTGGAATACAACCTCCAGGAGGCGGGCTATCAGGTGGTGGCCGCGGCTGGCGGCGAGGAGGGGCTGCGCCTGTTCGGAGAGGAGACGCCCGCCCTGGTGATCACCGACATGAAGATGCCCGGCATGGACGGGCTCCAGGTATTGAAGGCCGTCAAGGAGCGCTCGCCCGAAACCCTGGTGATGATCATCACCGCCTTCGGCACCGTGGACATCGCCGTGGAGGCCATGAAACTGGGGGCCTACGACTACATCACCAAGCCGTTCAACCGGGACGAGTTGAAGCTGACCGTGGCCAAGGCGCTGCAATTCACCGGCCTGGCCGCCGAGAACAAGCGCCTGAAGAATCAACTTGCCGACCGCTCCGACTTCCGCACCATTGTAGGCGCCTCGCGCCAGATGGAGCGGGTCTTCGACATCGTGCGCAAGGTGGCCGACAGCGAGGCGGCGGTGCTGATCACCGGCGAATCGGGCACCGGCAAGGAGTTGGTGGCCCGCTCGATCCACGCCCACAGCGGGCGCAGGGACGCCCCCTTCGTGGCCATCAACTGTGCCGCCATCCCCCGCGACCTTCTGGAGAGCGAGCTGTTCGGCCATGTGAAGGGTGCCTTCACCGGGGCGGTGAAAGACAAGACCGGCAGGTTCCAACTGGCCGAGGGGGGCACCCTCTTTCTTGACGAGGTGGGCGAACTGCCGCTGGAGTTACAGCCCAAGCTGCTCCGGGCCTTGCAGGAAAAGATCGTCGAGCCGGTGGGGGGGACCACGGCGCACAAACTGGACGTGCGCCTGGTGGCCGCCACCAACCTGGACATGGAAAAGGCTTTGAGTGAGGGGACCTTCCGGGAGGATCTGTACTACCGGCTGTCGGTCATCCCGATCCACCTCCCCCCCCTGCGGGAACGGCCGGACGACATACCGCTCCTGCTCCGCTATTTCTGCGCCAAGCACGACAGCCAGCAGGTCAACTTCGATCACCCGGCCCTGGATACGCTGGTGCACTACGGCTGGCCCGGCAACGTGCGGGAACTGGAGAACACGGTGGAGCGCCTGCTGATCATGCGCACCGGGGACACCATCACCCCGGAGGATCTGCCGGACAAGATCCGTTCCGGGAACGCCGCGGCATCGGGGACGACGGCGGTGTTCAACCTCCCCCCCGAGGGGTATTCCCTGGAACGGCTGGAACACGAGGTAGTGGTGGCCGCCCTGGAGCGCAACCACTGGAACCAGACCGCCGCGGCGCGGTTCCTGCGCATCCCCCGTCATACCCTCATCTACCGCATGGAGAAATACGGCATCGTTCCCCCGGAAAAATAA